The DNA sequence GCCGCGCACCTTCATCTTCGGTGCCAAGGCTGCACCGGGGTACGTCCGCGCCAAGGCGATTATCAAGCTCATCAATGCCATCGCGGACGTTGTCAACAATGACGAGGACGTCAACGATGTCCTGCGCGTCGTGTTCGTGGAGAACTACAACGTCTCCCCCGCCGAGCACATCATCCCGGCCACCGATATCTCCGAGCAGATTTCCACCGCCGGCAAGGAAGCTTCCGGCACCGGCAACATGAAGTTCATGATGAATGGCGCCCTCACCCTGGGCACCATGGACGGCGCCAACGTCGAGATCCACGATTCGGTCGGCGACGACAACGCCTACATTTTCGGCGCTCGCGAGGAAGATCTGCCCGAACTGCGTGCCACCTACCAGCCGTGGCAGGCCTACGAGACCGTCCCCGGTCTCAAGCGCACCATCGACGCACTGGTCGACGGCACCCTCGACGACAACCACACCGGCATGTTCCACGACCTTCGGTCGTCGCTTCTCGACGGCGGCGGTTACGAAACCCCGGACGTCTACTACGTCCTCGGCGATTTCGCCGACTACCGCGAGACCCGCGACCGCATGGCCGGCGACTACGTCGCCGACCGCCGTGCGTGGGCCCGGATGTGCTGGGTCAACATCTGCGAGTCGGGTCGCTTCTCCTCCGACCGCACGATCAACGACTACGCCACCGAGGTGTGGAAGATCAACCCGGTCTCCATCACCGAGTAACAGCACGGCCTACATAGATTCTCTAGAATGCGACAAGCCATTTCCCGCGACCAGCGGAAACGCTTGGTAGCACCTTAGATCCTAGAGAATCTATGTAGGCAACCCACCTCGGCAACGCGCGCACCCACGACAAAGGCACCCTCCACAACGGAGGGTGCCTTCGACGTCAGTCAGCCTATGGGAGAAGCTGCGGCTCCTGGGTGTCCTCGCCCAAGAGGTGGACGTGGATCATGTTGGTGTTGCCGGAGACTCCCGGAGGTGTACCGGCGACAACGACCATCATGTCGTCGCGGTCGTAGTCATCCATGGACAGCAGGGCCTCGTCCAGCTCGCGCATCATGTCGTCGGTGGTGAACACCGGCGGGGAGAGGAACGTCTCGGCGCCCCACGTCAGTGCCAGCTGGGAGCGGACGGACTGGTTCGGGGTGAACACCAGCAGCGGCAGGTGCGAGTGCAGGCGGGCGACTCGGCGGGCGGTGTCACCGGAGGTGGTGAAGCACACGAGGGCTCGGGCGTTGAGGCGCTCGGCGATGTCGCGGGCAGAGTAGGAGATCACGCCGCGCTTGGTGCGCGGGACGTGGCTCAGTGCCGGGACGCGGCCGTCGGTCTCGGCTTGGGTGACAATGCGGGCCATGGTGCGCACGACATTGTGCGGGTCAACGCCGACGGAGGTCTCGCCGGAGAGCATGACGGCGTCGGCGCCATCGAGGACGGCGTTGGCAACGTCGGAGGCCTCGGCGCGGGTGGGGCGCGAGTTCTCGATCATGGAGTCAAGCATCTGGGTGGCCACGATGACGGGCTTGGCGTTCTCGCGGGCGATCTGGATGGCGCGCTTTTGCACGAGCGGCACCTGCTCGAGGGGAACCTCGACGCCGAGGTCACCGCGGGCGACCATGATGGCATCGAAGGCGAGGACGATGGATTCGAGGGCGTCGACGGCTTCGGGCTTTTCCAGCTTGGCAATGACGGGGACGCGGCGGCCCACTTCGTCCATGACTTCGTGGACCAGGTCGACGTCGGCTGGGGAGCGGACGAAGGAGAGGGCGATGAAGTCGACGCCGAGGTTGAGTGCGAAGCGGAGATCGGCGATGTCCTTTTCGGACAGGGCGGGAACGGAGATGTCCATGCCGGGCAGGGAAACGCCCTTGTTGTTGGAGACGGGGCCACCCTCGGTGACCTTACAAATGACGTCGTTTCCTTCGACGCCGATGCATTCGAGGCCGACCTTGCCGTCGTCGACGAGCAGGCGGTCGCCGGGTTTGGCGTCCTTGGCTAGGTTCTTGTAGGTCGTGGATACGCGATCGTGGGTGCCGTCGACGTCGTCGACGGTTATGCGGATGATCTCGCCCGTCTCCCAGACGGTGGCGCCATCGATGAAGCGTCCGAGGCGGATCTTCGGGCCCTGGAGGTCGGCGAGGATGCCGACGGCGCGGCCGCTGACGTCAGTCGCGTTGCGGACCCAGTTGTAGTTTTGCTCGTGGTCGGCGTGATCGCCGTGGGAGAAGTTAAGGCGGGCGACATCCATGCCGTCTTCAACGAGTCGCAAAATGGCGTCCTGGCTGGCGACAGCCGGACCGAGGGTGCACACAATCTTGGTTCTTCTAAACACGGGTTACTACCTTCTCCGTTTCGCTAAGTGGCGTTGAGTTACTAGACCCCAACCTACCTGCACGGCGCGGAACTCGCTAAGGAGAAGACGTCCGATCAGACTGTCCGATCGGGCCTTGACCGTGGTTTTCTGCGGTTTTGGCGTGTGCAACGCCATCTTCTGACTCAAAGTCGTCTGATGTCACGTTGGACACACGGTGGGGATCGACCTCGTCCGGCGTCTCCCGGCCCTTCTTCAATAGGAAGAAGACGATGACCGCGCCGATGAAGAAGATCAAAGACACCCAGGTGTTGACCCGCTGGCCGAGGATCATGGTGGCGGAGTCGTCGCGCATGAGCTCGATCCAGAAGCGACCCAAGGTGTACCCAGCGACGTAGAGGGCAAATACCCGGCCGTGGCCGAGGCGGAATCGGCGGTCAGCCCAGATGAGCAGGCCGCAGATGAGCAGGTTCCACAGCACCTCATAGAGGAAGGTGGGGTGAACAGAGGCGATGACTTCGCCGGTGGAGCGCCCGGTCAGGGGAGCAAAGTTTCCGTTGGCATCCACGCGGTAGTAGATGTCCAGCGCCCACGGCACGTCGGTGGGGCGGCCGTAGATTTCTTGGTTGAACCAGTTGCCCAGGCGCCCGATGGCCTGTCCGAGGATGATGCCGGGCGCGACGGCGTCTGCGAACGGGCCGAGGGGGACTTTCCGCCAGCGAAAGAGCAGCCACACGCCTACCGAGGCGAGAATGACGCCTCCCCAGATGCCCAGCCCGCCGTTGGTAATTTTCAGGGCGTCGACCGGGTTGCACGAGGAGCAGAAGTATTTATCGTAATCGGTGATGACGTGGTAGATCCTCGCCCCGATGATGCCGGAGGGAATGGCCACGAGGGCGGCGTCCCACACCAGGTCCGGGTTGCCGCCGCGGGCGACATAGCGCCGATGAGTTAGCCATAGACCAGCGAGAATGCCGGCCATGATGCAAAGCGCGTAGGCGCGAATGGGGATGGGGCCGAAGTCCCACACCCCTTGGGGAGGGGAAGGAAGGTTCGCGAGGATCGTCGTGTGCACCCCCACAGTGTGCCAGAGACGCTAGCGGGACGGGCAGGATGGGTGCTGCCCCGCCGCGACGAGCGTGCGGGTGAGGCGGGCGGGGTCGTCGGCAGTCATGAGCTCCTCGCCGACGACGACGGCGTCGGCTCCCGAGGAGGCGTAGCTGAGTAAATCGCGGGCGCTGTGCACGCCCGAGAGGGCGATGCGGAGGGTCGCCTCCGGCAGTCCGGGAACAATGCTGGCAAAAAGATGCTTATCGACGTCCCCGCCCGTCAACGGGCGCGCATTCACCGCCACGACGCGTGCCCCGGCGTTCATGGCGCGGTCTGCTTCCTCGGGTGTGCGGACTTCGGCGACGGCGGTCATGCCAAGGGATTCGATGCGATCGATGAGGGATTCCAACCGGGCCTGGTCGACGAGTTCCACCTGGAGGGGGACGAGGTCGGCGCCGAAGAGGCGGGCCTCGTGGATTTGGTAGGGGTCGATGATGATGTCGCGGCAAAACATCGGGAGATCAACTGCCCGACGGGCCTCCTGCATGTCCGAGAGAGACCCTTGGAAGCGCAGCCGCTCCGTTTGGCAGGCGATGAGGTGGGCCCCACCGGCTTCGAAGTCGCGGGCTAGGTTGGCGATGGAATCGGGCGTCGCGTCAGAAAAGAAAGGGGCCCGACCGGGCATCACCCGCTTGATCTCAGCGATGACGCTGCATCCGCTTCTCAGCAGGGCGGCGAAGCCGTCGCGGGTGTCGGAGGTGGCGCGGGAGCGGACTTTGATTTCCTGGAAGGGCAGCAGGGCTTCGCGGGCGGCGACGTCGGCTAGGACCTCGGACACAATGCGTTCCGCATACGTAGGTGTGCTCATCGACACCTCCCCTCTGCTGGGCTGGTTGCCTTGTTTCAGCGTTAAGGCTAACCCGTGGCCCTTCAGTCCAGGAAATCACCTGCGGGGGGTATTGGGGCCGTCATTCTCCGTCGGATCGATATCTGCGTCGAGGGCGTCCCACATGACTCGGCCGGAATCTGGGGTGGTTTCCAAGTCGTCGACGATCTTGGCTTCGCGGTCCTGCTTGCGCTCGTATTTATTCAGCTTGGCGGTGTCCACGCCGGGGCGCATGGCCAAAATAATGCCACCGAACAGGGCAATCGCGCAGCCCACCATGGTGATGATGACGCCGGTGGGGTGCACCGTGAGGTTGGTAACCTCCGCCCATTCGGAAATGAGGATGGTCGTGTCCGCCCGCTGGCTCGCGGCACCGGAGGTGAGGATCGTGCGGGCACGCTCACCGTCGGGTGAGCCCGCCAGCAGCGTCAACGGCGTCCAACTGCCGCCGATGGCGGCAATGGCGGCAATGATGCCGACGATGCGGCGACCGAGGCGTCGTAAAGCAAAGCCGGCGAGGCAGGCGGCGGCGAGCAACAGCGCGACAGCAGTGGTCTCATTCGACCACGCGGCGCCGGGAATACCGAGGGTGGCGGCACCGGATTTGTCATCAAACGTGTCAGCGGTGATCCAGGTAAAGCGCGAGCCGATCCACAGGAATATGGCGCCGAGACCCAGCAGTAGGGAGGCCATGCGTGATCTCACAGGAGCTCCCCCGCATCGAAACAAGTCCGGTCGCCGGTGTGGCAGGCCCCGCCGGTCTGGCGGACCGTCAGGAGGATGGTGTCACCGTCGCAGTCGAGGCGCACGCCCGTGACGTCCTGGGTATGCCCCGAGGTGAGGCCCTTGATCCAATACTCATCGCGCGAGCGGGAGTAGTAAGTGCCTTGGCGGGTCTCCAACGTATGGGCCAGCGCGTGGGTGTCCATCCAGGCCATCATGAGGACCTCACCGGTCCCATCGGCTTGGACGATCGCGGGGATGAGGCCCGCATCATTGAGTTTCAGTCGCTCGGCGATCGCGGGGTCGAGCTCGTAGTCGGCGGGGTTCATCGGCGCACCTCGTGACCGGTATCGGCCAAGGCATCCTTGACCTCGGGGATGGATACTTCACCAAAGTGGAAGATGGTGGCGGCGAGGACGGCATCAGCACCCGCATCAACAGCGGGCGGGAAATGCTCGGCCACACCAGCACCGCCAGAGGCGATGACCGGCACGGACACGGCCTCGCGCACGAGGCGAAGAAGCTCCAGATCGAAGCCATCCTTCGTGCCATCCCCATCCATGGAATTGAGCAGGATCTCACCGACGCCGAGCTCCTCCCCCTGCTTGGCCCAGGCGATGGCATCCAGTCCGGCGGACTTCGAGCCGCCGTGGGTGGTCACCTCGAACCCGGAAGGCTGGGGCTGGCCGCCCTCGGGGACGCGGCGGGCGTCGACCGATAACAC is a window from the Corynebacterium testudinoris genome containing:
- the lgt gene encoding prolipoprotein diacylglyceryl transferase — protein: MHTTILANLPSPPQGVWDFGPIPIRAYALCIMAGILAGLWLTHRRYVARGGNPDLVWDAALVAIPSGIIGARIYHVITDYDKYFCSSCNPVDALKITNGGLGIWGGVILASVGVWLLFRWRKVPLGPFADAVAPGIILGQAIGRLGNWFNQEIYGRPTDVPWALDIYYRVDANGNFAPLTGRSTGEVIASVHPTFLYEVLWNLLICGLLIWADRRFRLGHGRVFALYVAGYTLGRFWIELMRDDSATMILGQRVNTWVSLIFFIGAVIVFFLLKKGRETPDEVDPHRVSNVTSDDFESEDGVAHAKTAENHGQGPIGQSDRTSSP
- a CDS encoding TIGR02234 family membrane protein, translated to MRSRMASLLLGLGAIFLWIGSRFTWITADTFDDKSGAATLGIPGAAWSNETTAVALLLAAACLAGFALRRLGRRIVGIIAAIAAIGGSWTPLTLLAGSPDGERARTILTSGAASQRADTTILISEWAEVTNLTVHPTGVIITMVGCAIALFGGIILAMRPGVDTAKLNKYERKQDREAKIVDDLETTPDSGRVMWDALDADIDPTENDGPNTPRR
- the hisF gene encoding imidazole glycerol phosphate synthase subunit HisF codes for the protein MAVAVRVIPCLDVDNGRVVKGVNFENLRDAGDPVELAARYNHEGADELTFLDVSASKDGRGTMLEVVRRTADQVFIPLTVGGGVRSVDDVDQLLRAGADKVSVNTAAISRPELLRELADRFGSQCIVLSVDARRVPEGGQPQPSGFEVTTHGGSKSAGLDAIAWAKQGEELGVGEILLNSMDGDGTKDGFDLELLRLVREAVSVPVIASGGAGVAEHFPPAVDAGADAVLAATIFHFGEVSIPEVKDALADTGHEVRR
- a CDS encoding indole-3-glycerol phosphate synthase TrpC, whose translation is MSTPTYAERIVSEVLADVAAREALLPFQEIKVRSRATSDTRDGFAALLRSGCSVIAEIKRVMPGRAPFFSDATPDSIANLARDFEAGGAHLIACQTERLRFQGSLSDMQEARRAVDLPMFCRDIIIDPYQIHEARLFGADLVPLQVELVDQARLESLIDRIESLGMTAVAEVRTPEEADRAMNAGARVVAVNARPLTGGDVDKHLFASIVPGLPEATLRIALSGVHSARDLLSYASSGADAVVVGEELMTADDPARLTRTLVAAGQHPSCPSR
- the pyk gene encoding pyruvate kinase: MFRRTKIVCTLGPAVASQDAILRLVEDGMDVARLNFSHGDHADHEQNYNWVRNATDVSGRAVGILADLQGPKIRLGRFIDGATVWETGEIIRITVDDVDGTHDRVSTTYKNLAKDAKPGDRLLVDDGKVGLECIGVEGNDVICKVTEGGPVSNNKGVSLPGMDISVPALSEKDIADLRFALNLGVDFIALSFVRSPADVDLVHEVMDEVGRRVPVIAKLEKPEAVDALESIVLAFDAIMVARGDLGVEVPLEQVPLVQKRAIQIARENAKPVIVATQMLDSMIENSRPTRAEASDVANAVLDGADAVMLSGETSVGVDPHNVVRTMARIVTQAETDGRVPALSHVPRTKRGVISYSARDIAERLNARALVCFTTSGDTARRVARLHSHLPLLVFTPNQSVRSQLALTWGAETFLSPPVFTTDDMMRELDEALLSMDDYDRDDMMVVVAGTPPGVSGNTNMIHVHLLGEDTQEPQLLP
- the hisI gene encoding phosphoribosyl-AMP cyclohydrolase; the encoded protein is MNPADYELDPAIAERLKLNDAGLIPAIVQADGTGEVLMMAWMDTHALAHTLETRQGTYYSRSRDEYWIKGLTSGHTQDVTGVRLDCDGDTILLTVRQTGGACHTGDRTCFDAGELL